Proteins from one Leptospira johnsonii genomic window:
- a CDS encoding TetR/AcrR family transcriptional regulator: MDIALGLFTTQGFTATSIEQVALACSAGKHTIYRRFKSKSDLFLAVMEFQKKKFIDLLVRIECKKESPLETLKESCRRLLELIVSDQIANLYRITISEVEHMPEIASNLQCEESPSFLRILDLVIAAQKSNELDPIDPKFLTTQLLQVMTGYPLNEVLLGSKEFRSQSKRSKYFEKAWILFMRGAKKKKVRKRSV; the protein is encoded by the coding sequence TTGGATATTGCTTTAGGGCTTTTTACGACCCAAGGATTTACCGCCACTTCTATTGAGCAGGTTGCTTTAGCTTGCAGTGCGGGCAAACATACGATTTACAGGCGATTTAAATCGAAATCGGACCTGTTCTTAGCTGTGATGGAATTTCAAAAGAAGAAATTTATCGATCTACTCGTTCGGATCGAGTGCAAGAAGGAAAGTCCTCTCGAAACTTTAAAGGAATCTTGTAGAAGGTTACTAGAGTTAATCGTTTCGGATCAGATTGCAAACTTATATAGGATTACCATTTCCGAAGTGGAACATATGCCCGAGATCGCATCTAACTTGCAATGCGAAGAAAGTCCTTCTTTTCTTAGGATCCTTGATCTTGTAATTGCAGCGCAAAAATCCAATGAGTTGGATCCTATAGATCCAAAATTTTTGACTACTCAGTTGCTTCAAGTCATGACAGGATATCCTTTGAACGAAGTTCTTTTGGGGAGTAAAGAATTCCGTTCTCAATCTAAACGTTCCAAATATTTTGAGAAGGCTTGGATCCTATTTATGAGAGGGGCAAAAAAGAAGAAGGTCCGTAAACGATCTGTTTGA
- a CDS encoding ABC-F family ATP-binding cassette domain-containing protein yields the protein MIKISNLHKSYTSNLLFDDLNLSLNRGEKLGLVGRNGHGKSTLFQMILGNVEPDSGSITVPKGYKIGHLQQHLKFTKPTVLEECALGLPEGEEYETWQVEKVLSGLGFSEADLERSPEEFSGGYQIRMNLAKLLVSGPDLLMLDEPNNYLDIVTIRWLEEFLREWEGEIILVTHDRSFMDSVVTHTAAIHRTKAIKVQGDTDKLYNQINQAEEIYERTRLNEAKKRKQEEIFIARFKAKASFASRAQSRVKKLEKQGEMKALEEIESLELYFNAAPFAASQMLSAENISFSYSGQEPYLISDFSLSVGKRDRICIIGKNGKGKSTLLKLLAGELQPSSGRIQKHPVLKEGYFGQTNKLNLNENATVTEEIMSADKSCTEWLARTIAGGLMFSDDMSLKKIKVLSGGEKSRVMLGKILVTPCHLLFLDEPTNHLDMQSCDALIEAIDEFEGSVIMVTHNEMHLRAVATKLIVFDNDTIRIFDGSYEDFLKDVGWSDEDY from the coding sequence ATGATCAAAATTTCTAATCTTCATAAATCTTATACTTCTAACTTGTTGTTCGATGATCTGAATCTGAGTTTAAATCGGGGCGAAAAGTTGGGTCTTGTCGGGAGGAACGGTCACGGTAAGTCCACTTTGTTTCAGATGATTTTGGGGAATGTGGAGCCGGATTCCGGTTCAATTACTGTCCCGAAAGGTTATAAGATCGGGCATTTACAACAGCATTTGAAATTTACTAAGCCTACAGTGTTGGAAGAATGTGCGCTCGGTCTTCCTGAGGGTGAGGAATACGAGACTTGGCAGGTTGAAAAGGTTTTGTCCGGTTTGGGTTTTTCCGAAGCGGATCTGGAAAGAAGCCCGGAGGAGTTTTCGGGTGGTTATCAGATCCGGATGAATTTGGCAAAACTTCTGGTTTCCGGTCCCGACTTACTCATGTTAGACGAGCCGAATAACTATCTGGATATTGTTACCATCCGTTGGTTGGAGGAATTCCTACGGGAGTGGGAAGGTGAGATCATTTTAGTCACTCACGATAGAAGTTTTATGGATAGTGTGGTGACTCATACTGCTGCGATCCATCGCACGAAAGCGATCAAGGTCCAAGGTGATACGGATAAACTTTATAATCAGATCAATCAGGCCGAAGAAATTTATGAAAGGACTCGTTTGAACGAGGCGAAAAAAAGAAAACAAGAAGAGATCTTTATCGCTCGTTTTAAAGCCAAGGCGAGTTTTGCAAGTCGTGCCCAATCTAGAGTAAAAAAATTAGAGAAGCAAGGCGAGATGAAGGCATTGGAAGAGATCGAAAGTCTGGAATTGTATTTTAATGCAGCACCTTTCGCCGCGAGCCAAATGTTGTCTGCAGAAAATATTTCTTTCTCTTATTCAGGACAGGAACCTTATTTGATTTCAGATTTTTCTTTGAGTGTTGGAAAGAGAGATCGGATTTGTATTATCGGTAAGAATGGTAAGGGTAAATCCACTCTTTTGAAACTTCTTGCCGGGGAACTCCAACCAAGTTCAGGAAGGATACAAAAACATCCTGTATTGAAGGAAGGTTATTTCGGTCAGACGAATAAATTGAATCTGAACGAGAATGCAACTGTCACTGAAGAGATCATGAGTGCGGATAAATCTTGTACTGAATGGCTCGCGAGAACTATCGCCGGTGGCTTAATGTTTTCCGACGATATGTCTTTGAAAAAGATCAAGGTACTTTCGGGTGGTGAGAAGAGTAGGGTGATGCTTGGAAAAATTTTAGTTACTCCTTGCCATCTACTATTTTTGGATGAGCCTACCAACCACTTGGACATGCAATCCTGCGATGCATTGATCGAAGCCATCGACGAGTTCGAAGGTTCCGTCATCATGGTCACTCACAACGAAATGCATCTTAGAGCTGTTGCCACCAAATTGATCGTTTTTGACAATGATACGATCCGGATTTTCGACGGTTCTTACGAAGACTTCCTCAAAGACGTTGGTTGGTCCGACGAGGACTATTAG
- a CDS encoding DNA alkylation repair protein, whose product MAEALKNFYNDKALLELGTEFSTVLSHKRPEDWVQEIKRKDWKKLELKQRINRIAEVLSNSLPKPFPKAVSPLLKISKVLEKKFSGTQRFYIIFLGETVEISGIDYPEESLYCMEKITQIISCEFSIREFLIRYPDIAWKKMLEWSKHSHPGTRRLASEGSRPRLPWGKGIPGLKKDPERTLSILENLKNDPDEVVRRSVANHLNDISKDHPDLVISIAKKWMGKSENTDLLLKHALRGLLKQGNSDTLSIFGFAKSTSVKISKLDLQPKIVEIGKHLVYRFELRSEAKEPTLYRLESKIHYLKPSGKFSTKVFQIEEREFSPKETKVYERKQSFQQMTTRIHSAGIHKLEIIVNGETKAKADFNVSLPKVLKKYKR is encoded by the coding sequence ATGGCGGAAGCGCTTAAAAACTTTTACAATGACAAGGCTCTATTAGAGCTAGGGACCGAATTCTCCACAGTGTTATCTCATAAACGACCGGAAGATTGGGTCCAAGAGATCAAACGTAAAGATTGGAAGAAGTTGGAGCTCAAACAAAGGATCAACAGAATTGCAGAAGTCCTATCAAACTCTCTTCCAAAACCATTTCCAAAAGCTGTTTCACCTTTATTAAAAATTTCGAAAGTTCTGGAGAAAAAATTCTCCGGTACACAAAGGTTCTATATCATTTTTTTAGGGGAAACAGTTGAGATCTCAGGTATCGATTATCCAGAAGAATCCTTATACTGCATGGAAAAGATCACTCAAATTATTTCTTGTGAATTTTCTATCCGAGAGTTTTTGATCAGATATCCGGATATCGCTTGGAAAAAAATGTTAGAATGGTCCAAACATTCTCATCCAGGAACCAGAAGATTAGCCAGTGAAGGTTCCCGACCAAGATTGCCATGGGGAAAAGGGATCCCAGGATTAAAAAAAGATCCTGAAAGAACTCTCTCCATTTTAGAAAACTTGAAAAACGATCCAGATGAAGTGGTCCGCAGAAGTGTCGCCAATCATCTAAACGATATTTCTAAAGATCATCCAGACTTAGTGATCTCGATCGCAAAAAAATGGATGGGTAAATCGGAAAATACGGATCTTTTATTAAAACATGCGCTTAGAGGTTTATTAAAACAAGGTAATTCGGATACACTTTCTATCTTCGGATTTGCTAAAAGTACATCTGTTAAAATTTCAAAGTTGGACCTCCAACCTAAAATTGTAGAGATCGGAAAACATTTAGTATATCGTTTTGAATTGAGATCGGAGGCAAAAGAGCCCACACTTTACAGATTAGAATCTAAGATCCATTATCTAAAACCTTCCGGGAAATTTTCCACAAAGGTGTTTCAGATAGAAGAAAGAGAATTTTCTCCCAAAGAGACAAAAGTTTACGAAAGAAAACAATCTTTCCAACAAATGACCACTAGAATACACTCTGCCGGGATCCATAAACTGGAAATCATTGTAAACGGAGAAACAAAGGCAAAGGCAGACTTCAACGTTTCTCTTCCCAAAGTCCTAAAAAAATATAAACGTTAA
- a CDS encoding NmrA/HSCARG family protein, whose product MLGATGQQGGETTKYLLRNRWKVRAFTINPSSENSLRLKKLGAEIFQGAMEDPSSLDFAMRDVYGVFSVQPPEWEPNESTDANEIKVGKLVADSCKKAKVSHLVYSSVIGAERQASFRTHKWEIEKYIHSLGIPFTILRPTGFMENLIHSRSGIPGGLLYETVSPDSRIHLISVEDIGVFAGLAFENPEKYSGRTIDLVGDSLTSLQIVDILSMYLDRRIEYMRIPLETVYSHNKILGLLTEWINREGYPKVDLDSLRREHPGLQNFPQWLEKTGKVKIEEASLKP is encoded by the coding sequence GTGTTAGGAGCAACCGGGCAACAAGGCGGAGAGACTACAAAGTATTTACTCAGAAACCGCTGGAAGGTAAGAGCTTTCACTATAAACCCTTCTTCAGAAAATTCCTTAAGGTTGAAAAAGCTTGGAGCGGAAATCTTCCAAGGTGCTATGGAAGATCCTTCTTCCCTTGATTTTGCAATGCGGGACGTATATGGGGTATTCAGCGTTCAACCCCCTGAATGGGAACCGAATGAATCTACAGATGCAAACGAAATTAAAGTAGGTAAGTTAGTCGCTGATTCGTGTAAGAAGGCAAAAGTTTCTCATTTAGTTTACTCTTCAGTAATTGGAGCAGAAAGACAAGCCAGCTTCCGGACCCATAAATGGGAGATAGAAAAATACATACATAGCTTAGGCATACCTTTTACGATCCTAAGACCGACAGGTTTTATGGAAAACTTGATCCATTCTCGCTCAGGTATACCTGGCGGACTTTTGTACGAAACAGTATCTCCGGACAGTCGCATACATTTAATCTCTGTTGAAGATATTGGAGTCTTTGCTGGATTAGCCTTCGAAAATCCGGAAAAATATTCAGGGAGAACGATCGACCTCGTAGGAGATAGTCTAACTTCATTACAAATTGTAGATATACTTTCCATGTATTTGGACAGAAGAATAGAATATATGAGGATACCGCTCGAAACGGTATATTCTCATAACAAAATTTTGGGTTTATTGACAGAGTGGATCAATCGAGAAGGTTATCCGAAAGTGGATCTAGACTCTTTGCGAAGAGAACATCCCGGTCTTCAGAATTTCCCGCAGTGGTTAGAAAAAACCGGAAAGGTAAAGATAGAAGAGGCATCTCTCAAACCTTAG
- a CDS encoding GFA family protein, which yields MSMRKYSGSCHCGAVRYEADLDLSAGTGRCNCSFCRKVRNWSIIVKPDAFHLLSGEDSLSFYEFNSKSSKHHFCKNCGVRTFSKGYIEEIGGAFVSVAISTLDNADLNDLIEAPVWYADGLNNNWHNQPAEIRHL from the coding sequence ATGAGCATGAGAAAATATTCTGGAAGTTGTCATTGCGGCGCGGTCCGTTACGAAGCGGATTTAGATTTGAGCGCAGGCACAGGTAGATGCAACTGTTCTTTTTGCAGAAAAGTCCGAAACTGGTCCATCATCGTTAAACCGGACGCCTTTCATTTATTAAGCGGAGAAGACAGCCTTAGCTTTTACGAATTTAATTCAAAAAGTAGCAAACATCATTTTTGCAAGAATTGCGGAGTAAGAACCTTCTCGAAAGGGTATATTGAAGAAATCGGCGGAGCATTCGTAAGCGTTGCCATTTCAACTTTAGATAATGCCGATCTGAATGATTTAATCGAAGCGCCAGTATGGTATGCAGACGGTTTGAATAATAATTGGCATAACCAACCCGCTGAGATCAGACATTTATAG
- a CDS encoding DMT family transporter → MNLLLPIVFALLSGLAMSIQPGINSILGKNIESPWLASTISFFVGTIALGIITFALGEMKSTSFLVQTIKEQPWWIWTGGFLGAIVVTSSLVFAPKIGATSWIALFLLGQVVTSILLEKWGILGFPEKPISVQKMIGLGLLVLSAWLVKKG, encoded by the coding sequence ATGAATCTATTATTACCTATAGTCTTTGCGCTTCTTTCTGGACTTGCTATGTCCATACAACCCGGTATCAATTCCATATTAGGCAAAAACATAGAAAGTCCTTGGCTTGCTTCCACCATTTCCTTTTTCGTTGGGACCATAGCGTTAGGGATCATAACTTTTGCTTTAGGAGAAATGAAATCCACTTCGTTCTTAGTGCAAACAATCAAAGAACAACCCTGGTGGATCTGGACCGGAGGATTTTTAGGAGCTATCGTAGTTACTTCCTCCTTAGTTTTTGCACCCAAAATAGGAGCTACGAGCTGGATTGCCTTATTCTTATTAGGCCAAGTAGTCACTTCAATCTTATTGGAAAAATGGGGTATATTAGGATTTCCTGAAAAACCGATCTCAGTCCAAAAGATGATCGGCCTAGGATTATTGGTTCTAAGCGCTTGGCTGGTCAAAAAAGGATGA